A single region of the Pontimicrobium sp. SW4 genome encodes:
- the rpsB gene encoding 30S ribosomal protein S2, which yields MAKVEVKDLLDGGVHFGHLTRKWDPNMAPYIYMERNGIHIINLYKTAAKLEEASQALGKIAASGRKILFVATKKQAKDIVAEKAGNVNMPYITERWPGGMLTNFVTIRKAVKKMASIDRMKKDGTFMTLSKKERLQVDRLRAKLEKNLGSISDMTRLPGALFVVDIKREHIAIKEAQKLNIPIFAMVDTNSDPRQVDYVIPANDDASKSIDKILTHVSNGIANGLADRKSEKDAKAEGKDTPKAKAKTEAAPVAATATQEEE from the coding sequence TGTACACTTTGGACATCTTACCAGAAAATGGGATCCAAACATGGCTCCTTACATTTATATGGAACGTAACGGTATCCATATAATTAACCTTTACAAAACAGCTGCAAAATTAGAAGAAGCTTCTCAAGCTTTAGGGAAAATTGCAGCCTCAGGTAGAAAAATTTTATTTGTAGCTACCAAAAAACAAGCTAAAGACATTGTTGCTGAAAAAGCAGGAAACGTAAATATGCCTTACATCACTGAAAGATGGCCTGGTGGAATGTTAACTAACTTTGTTACTATTAGAAAAGCTGTTAAAAAAATGGCTTCTATTGATAGAATGAAGAAAGATGGAACATTCATGACGCTTTCTAAAAAAGAGCGTTTACAAGTAGATCGTTTAAGAGCAAAATTAGAAAAGAATTTAGGTTCTATTTCTGATATGACTCGTCTTCCAGGAGCTTTGTTTGTAGTTGATATTAAGCGTGAGCACATCGCAATTAAAGAAGCACAAAAATTAAACATTCCAATCTTTGCAATGGTTGACACGAATTCAGACCCAAGACAGGTTGATTACGTGATTCCAGCAAATGATGATGCTTCAAAATCTATCGATAAAATTTTAACTCACGTTAGTAATGGCATTGCAAACGGATTAGCAGATAGAAAATCTGAAAAAGATGCTAAAGCTGAAGGGAAAGACACTCCAAAAGCTAAAGCAAAAACTGAAGCTGCTCCAGTAGCCGCAACTGCGACTCAAGAAGAAGAATAA
- the tsf gene encoding translation elongation factor Ts: protein MENTVKISAADVKKLREATGAGMMDCKNALVEAGGNFDKAIEVLRKKGQKVAAKRADRESTEGLAITKINDDNTVGVAIVLACETDFVGKNDSFKALAEEFVAIAINHTSKEGFLTADFGGMTVAEKLIEQTGVIGEKIDITAFERIEAPYVGAYTHIGKIAAIVGLNSSIDKADVLTKDLAMQVASMGATTLSYKDFDPAFVASETEARIAVIEKDNEELARLGKTLKNVPKYISMSQLTPEVLTQAEEDAKAELKAEGKPEQIWDRILPGKMERFISDNTTLDKEQCLLDQDFIKDEKLNVAGYVNSYGDVAVSNFIRVSLG, encoded by the coding sequence ATGGAAAATACAGTAAAAATAAGTGCTGCAGATGTAAAAAAGCTTAGAGAAGCTACTGGTGCAGGAATGATGGATTGTAAAAATGCTTTAGTAGAAGCTGGAGGAAACTTTGATAAAGCTATTGAGGTATTACGTAAAAAAGGACAAAAAGTTGCTGCAAAAAGAGCAGATCGCGAATCCACTGAAGGTTTAGCGATTACAAAAATCAATGACGATAATACTGTTGGAGTTGCTATTGTATTAGCATGTGAAACAGATTTCGTAGGTAAAAATGATTCTTTCAAAGCGCTAGCAGAAGAGTTTGTTGCAATAGCAATAAACCATACTAGTAAAGAGGGTTTTCTAACTGCTGATTTTGGAGGTATGACTGTTGCTGAAAAATTAATTGAGCAAACTGGTGTTATTGGCGAAAAAATAGATATTACAGCATTTGAAAGAATAGAAGCTCCTTATGTTGGTGCTTATACACATATTGGTAAAATTGCTGCAATTGTTGGGTTAAATAGCTCAATTGATAAAGCAGATGTTTTAACTAAAGATTTAGCAATGCAAGTTGCTTCTATGGGAGCAACAACACTGTCTTACAAAGATTTTGATCCAGCTTTTGTAGCTTCTGAAACTGAAGCAAGAATCGCTGTAATTGAAAAAGATAATGAAGAATTAGCGCGTTTAGGTAAAACATTAAAAAATGTACCTAAGTATATTTCTATGTCTCAATTAACTCCAGAAGTTTTAACTCAAGCTGAAGAAGATGCAAAAGCAGAACTTAAAGCTGAAGGTAAGCCAGAACAAATTTGGGATAGAATCCTTCCAGGGAAAATGGAGCGTTTTATTTCAGATAATACTACTTTAGATAAAGAACAGTGTTTACTAGATCAAGATTTTATTAAAGACGAAAAATTAAACGTTGCAGGTTATGTTAACTCTTATGGTGATGTAGCTGTATCTAATTTTATTCGTGTATCTTTAGGATAG
- the pyrH gene encoding UMP kinase, translating into MKYKRILLKLSGEALMGNRQYGIDPDRLSEYAQDIKQITNLGVEVAIVIGGGNIFRGVSGASNGMDRVQGDHMGMLATVINGLALQSALENANVPTRLQSAIKINEVAEPFIRRKAMRHLEKGRVVIFGGGTGNPYFTTDSAAVLRAIEIEADVILKGTRVDGIYNADPEKDSAAVKFDNISFDDVLRKGLKVMDTTAFTLSQENELPIIVFDMNKKGNLLKVVSGENIGTTVNL; encoded by the coding sequence ATGAAGTATAAAAGAATCCTACTCAAATTATCTGGTGAAGCCTTAATGGGAAATAGACAATATGGAATTGACCCTGATCGTCTATCTGAATATGCACAAGACATCAAACAGATAACAAATCTTGGTGTAGAAGTTGCCATTGTTATTGGTGGTGGAAACATTTTTAGAGGTGTCTCTGGTGCAAGTAATGGAATGGATCGCGTACAAGGGGACCATATGGGAATGCTCGCTACCGTTATAAATGGGTTAGCGTTACAAAGTGCTTTGGAAAATGCTAACGTACCTACTAGATTACAATCTGCGATTAAAATAAATGAAGTTGCAGAGCCTTTTATACGACGTAAAGCTATGAGACACCTTGAGAAAGGTCGTGTAGTAATTTTTGGTGGAGGGACAGGTAATCCATACTTTACAACAGATTCGGCTGCTGTTTTAAGAGCTATAGAAATTGAGGCAGATGTAATTTTAAAAGGCACTCGTGTTGATGGTATTTATAATGCCGATCCAGAAAAAGATTCAGCTGCTGTTAAGTTTGACAACATTAGCTTTGATGACGTTTTAAGAAAAGGATTAAAAGTTATGGACACTACAGCTTTTACTTTAAGTCAAGAAAATGAGTTGCCTATTATAGTTTTTGATATGAATAAGAAAGGCAATCTATTAAAAGTAGTCTCTGGAGAAAATATTGGTACAACAGTAAACTTATAA
- the frr gene encoding ribosome recycling factor codes for MNEDIQFILDTAKEAMDAAIKHLEKQFVNIRAGKASPAMLGSVMVDYYGSQTPLNQVANVNTPDGRTITVQPWEKSMLQEIERSIMIANLGFNPMNNGESIIINVPALTEERRRELAKQAKAEAEDAKIGIRNARKDANHDIKKVDDASEDLQNNAEMDIQTMTDNYVKKVDDIFHVKETEIMTV; via the coding sequence ATGAACGAAGACATTCAATTTATACTAGACACAGCAAAAGAAGCTATGGATGCTGCTATAAAGCATCTTGAAAAACAGTTTGTAAATATTAGAGCAGGCAAAGCAAGTCCTGCAATGCTAGGCAGTGTAATGGTAGATTATTATGGCTCTCAAACACCGTTAAATCAAGTTGCTAACGTTAATACGCCTGATGGTAGAACTATTACTGTACAGCCATGGGAAAAAAGTATGCTACAAGAAATTGAACGTAGCATTATGATTGCTAACCTTGGTTTTAACCCAATGAATAATGGCGAAAGTATTATTATTAATGTTCCTGCCTTAACCGAAGAGCGTCGTCGTGAACTAGCAAAACAAGCAAAAGCCGAAGCCGAAGATGCTAAAATAGGTATAAGAAATGCCCGAAAAGACGCTAATCATGACATTAAAAAAGTAGACGATGCCTCTGAAGATTTACAGAATAATGCAGAAATGGATATTCAAACCATGACTGACAACTATGTTAAGAAAGTCGACGACATTTTTCATGTAAAGGAAACAGAAATAATGACAGTTTAA
- a CDS encoding efflux RND transporter permease subunit, translated as MIKLFSVGFWEAIARLILRNRIGIILVVIAATFFFSWQWDKMRFTYTEANLLPDEHSVNLEYNSFLETFGEEGNLIVLGIKDASLFAIDNLNAWNKLSTSFKSNKEVETVVSIYDLQKLVKNTQKEQFDLKPFIKDSISNVNELNELQEQLFEQYPFYDNFLFNKETKTIRSAIYLEKSIVNTPARKDFITNILIPKIEAFETKYNLDVRVSGMPYIRTLNSQNIIDEISLFIGAALLVTSIIFFFFFRSFRATFISMFVVLIGVMWTFGIIGLLEYEITVLTALIPPLIIVIGIPNCIFLINKYQHEVNKHGNKAKSLQRVITKIGNATLMTNVTTASGFATFIITESKLLKEFGTVASLSILGIFLLCLLIIPVIYSYMPMPKDKHLEHLNKRWINGFVDWMENMVRHRKITIYATALILLIASIIGIYQIKISGSLIEDMPKKAAFFKDIRFFEEEFNGIMPLEIMVNTNQKKGVMKLATLKRMNELEELIIETPELSKPISIVSLVKYSKQAYYNGNLKYYQLPTSQENSFILSYAKNSSSDVDLLKNFVDSTGQYARITTFMKDSGIDKMERIEDNLRTKIDKVFPKDRYDVIITGKAYLFQKGTKYLVNNLILSLSLAIFLISLFMAYMFRSFRMIIVSLIPNLLPLLITAGLMGYLGVPIKPSTILVFSIAFGISVDDTIHFLAKYRQELQANHWRIRKSVYAALRETGVSMFYTSIVLFFGFSVFIISNFGGTVALGALVSGTLLFAMLANLLLLPSLLLSLERSIANKEVLKEPHFRIIPEEDKNADK; from the coding sequence ATGATAAAACTTTTTTCGGTCGGTTTTTGGGAAGCTATTGCTAGATTAATTCTACGAAACAGAATTGGTATTATTCTAGTTGTAATTGCTGCAACATTCTTCTTTAGTTGGCAATGGGATAAGATGCGATTTACCTATACCGAAGCAAACTTATTACCTGATGAGCATAGTGTTAATTTAGAGTACAATTCATTTTTAGAAACTTTTGGAGAAGAAGGTAATTTAATTGTTCTTGGTATTAAAGATGCTTCTCTTTTTGCTATTGATAACTTAAATGCATGGAATAAACTATCAACTAGTTTTAAATCTAACAAAGAAGTCGAAACAGTTGTTTCTATTTATGATCTTCAAAAATTAGTAAAAAACACTCAAAAAGAGCAGTTTGATCTTAAACCATTTATAAAGGATTCCATTAGCAACGTTAATGAACTTAATGAGCTACAAGAACAGCTCTTTGAGCAGTATCCTTTTTATGATAATTTTTTGTTTAATAAAGAGACAAAAACCATTAGATCTGCCATATATCTTGAAAAATCAATTGTCAATACTCCTGCAAGAAAAGATTTTATTACTAACATTCTCATTCCTAAAATTGAAGCATTTGAAACAAAATATAATCTAGATGTTCGTGTATCTGGAATGCCTTACATACGCACATTAAATTCTCAAAATATTATTGATGAAATAAGTCTTTTTATTGGTGCAGCATTATTAGTTACATCAATCATTTTCTTTTTCTTCTTTAGGTCTTTTAGAGCCACTTTTATTTCAATGTTTGTAGTGCTTATAGGTGTTATGTGGACTTTTGGGATTATTGGTTTACTAGAATATGAAATTACAGTACTTACAGCTTTAATTCCGCCATTAATTATTGTTATTGGTATTCCTAACTGTATATTTTTAATAAATAAATATCAGCATGAGGTAAATAAACATGGTAATAAAGCAAAGTCGTTACAGCGGGTTATTACTAAAATTGGAAATGCCACTTTAATGACCAACGTTACTACGGCTTCTGGTTTTGCAACCTTTATTATTACCGAAAGTAAATTGTTGAAAGAGTTTGGAACTGTAGCTTCGCTAAGTATTCTTGGAATATTCCTGCTGTGTCTTCTCATTATTCCTGTCATTTATAGTTATATGCCAATGCCAAAAGACAAGCATCTAGAGCATTTAAATAAGCGTTGGATAAATGGATTTGTCGATTGGATGGAAAACATGGTTAGACATAGAAAAATTACTATTTATGCAACAGCCCTTATCCTATTAATTGCAAGTATTATTGGTATTTATCAAATAAAAATATCTGGAAGCTTAATTGAAGATATGCCAAAAAAGGCTGCATTTTTTAAAGATATTCGATTCTTTGAAGAAGAGTTTAATGGTATTATGCCTTTAGAAATAATGGTTAATACAAACCAGAAAAAGGGAGTGATGAAACTCGCTACATTAAAGCGAATGAATGAACTTGAGGAACTCATTATTGAAACTCCCGAGCTTTCCAAGCCAATTTCAATAGTGAGTTTAGTAAAGTACTCGAAGCAAGCTTATTATAATGGCAACCTAAAATATTATCAGTTACCTACATCTCAGGAAAATAGCTTTATTCTATCTTACGCAAAAAATTCTTCAAGTGATGTGGATTTGCTTAAAAACTTTGTAGATTCTACTGGACAATATGCAAGAATTACCACGTTTATGAAAGATAGTGGTATAGATAAAATGGAGCGTATTGAAGACAATCTCCGAACAAAAATTGATAAAGTATTTCCAAAAGATAGATACGATGTTATTATAACTGGAAAAGCCTATTTATTTCAAAAGGGTACTAAGTATCTAGTAAATAACCTCATCTTATCCTTATCGTTAGCCATTTTCTTAATATCGCTTTTTATGGCTTATATGTTTAGGTCTTTTAGAATGATAATTGTGTCATTAATTCCTAACTTATTACCATTACTTATTACAGCAGGTTTAATGGGATATTTAGGTGTACCTATTAAACCATCCACAATTTTGGTATTTAGTATTGCTTTTGGTATTTCGGTAGACGATACCATCCATTTCTTAGCAAAATACAGGCAAGAACTTCAAGCCAATCATTGGAGGATTAGAAAATCGGTATACGCAGCATTACGAGAAACTGGTGTTAGTATGTTCTATACCTCTATTGTATTATTCTTTGGGTTTTCAGTTTTTATAATATCAAATTTTGGTGGTACAGTAGCACTTGGAGCTTTAGTTTCAGGAACACTTCTCTTTGCTATGTTAGCAAATTTACTACTATTACCATCACTTTTATTATCATTAGAAAGAAGCATTGCCAACAAAGAAGTTTTAAAAGAACCTCACTTTAGAATTATCCCAGAAGAAGATAAAAATGCGGATAAATAA
- the asnS gene encoding asparagine--tRNA ligase, whose translation MKLSTVSELLSQETTLIDIEVKGWVRTFRANRFIALNDGSTINNIQCVVDFENTDEATLKRITTGAAIYIKGLLVESQGKGQNVEVQATSIEILGDSDPETYPIQPKKHSLEFLRENAHLRTRTNTFSAVMRLRSSLSFAIHKYFNDNGFYYMHTPIITGSDAEGAGEMFRVSSLDAKNPPLTEDGRVDYSKDFFGKEANLTVSGQLEAETYAMSLGKVYTFGPTFRAENSNTSRHLSEFWMIEPEVAFMDLDGNMDLAEDFMRSVLNYVLENNKDDLAFLEQRQTQEDKSKPQTERNEMTLTNKLKFVVENNFKRVSYTEAIDILRNSKPNKKKKFQYLINEWGADLQSEHERFLVEKHFKCPVILFDYPANIKAFYMRLNEDKKTVRAMDILFPGIGEIVGGSQREERLEVLKEKMAALDIPEEELWWYLDLRKYGTAVHSGFGLGFERLVMFVTGMGNIRDVIPYPRTPQNAEF comes from the coding sequence ATGAAATTAAGTACTGTTTCAGAATTACTATCGCAAGAAACCACATTAATAGATATAGAAGTTAAAGGTTGGGTTAGAACCTTTAGAGCAAATCGTTTTATTGCTTTAAATGATGGTTCTACCATCAATAATATTCAATGTGTAGTAGATTTCGAAAATACTGACGAAGCTACTCTTAAAAGAATTACTACTGGAGCTGCGATTTATATAAAAGGTCTTTTGGTTGAGAGTCAAGGAAAAGGACAAAATGTCGAAGTCCAAGCGACGTCGATAGAAATTTTAGGAGATTCAGATCCTGAAACATATCCTATTCAGCCTAAAAAGCATTCCCTTGAATTTTTACGTGAAAACGCACATTTACGTACTCGAACAAATACGTTTAGTGCAGTGATGCGTTTACGTTCATCATTATCGTTTGCTATTCATAAGTACTTTAATGACAATGGATTCTACTACATGCACACACCAATAATTACAGGTAGCGATGCTGAAGGTGCTGGTGAGATGTTTCGTGTAAGTTCGCTGGATGCTAAGAATCCTCCACTTACTGAAGATGGGAGAGTAGATTACTCCAAAGATTTCTTTGGAAAAGAAGCAAATCTTACTGTTTCTGGACAATTGGAAGCTGAAACTTATGCCATGTCTCTTGGCAAGGTCTATACATTTGGACCAACGTTTAGAGCAGAAAACTCTAATACATCTCGTCATTTATCTGAATTTTGGATGATTGAACCTGAGGTGGCTTTTATGGATTTAGATGGAAACATGGATTTAGCCGAAGACTTTATGAGATCTGTACTAAATTATGTATTAGAAAATAACAAAGATGATTTAGCATTTTTAGAGCAACGTCAAACTCAAGAAGATAAATCTAAACCGCAAACAGAGCGTAATGAAATGACACTTACCAACAAGCTAAAATTTGTTGTTGAAAACAATTTTAAACGAGTAAGTTATACTGAAGCCATTGATATTTTAAGAAATTCTAAACCAAATAAGAAAAAGAAGTTTCAATATTTAATCAATGAATGGGGAGCCGATTTACAAAGTGAACATGAGCGTTTTTTAGTTGAAAAACACTTTAAATGTCCTGTAATCTTATTTGATTATCCTGCAAACATCAAAGCATTCTACATGCGTTTAAATGAGGATAAAAAAACAGTTCGTGCTATGGATATTTTATTCCCAGGAATTGGTGAAATAGTAGGTGGAAGTCAACGTGAAGAACGGCTAGAGGTTCTTAAAGAAAAAATGGCTGCACTAGATATTCCTGAAGAAGAACTTTGGTGGTATCTAGATTTAAGAAAATATGGAACAGCTGTGCATTCTGGATTTGGACTAGGTTTTGAGCGTTTAGTAATGTTCGTTACTGGAATGGGTAATATTAGAGATGTAATCCCTTATCCAAGAACACCTCAAAATGCTGAATTCTAA
- the rpoN gene encoding RNA polymerase factor sigma-54 codes for MLKQYLQFKLSQKLSPQQIQLMKLIQLPTQAFEQRLKQELEENPALESGKDKTDEFDDDFDNSEDFNDSDSINAEDINVDEYLSDDEIPDYRMQANNYSVDDEDKSIPYASGTSFTQHLKSQLNTFRLDDEEEQIALFLVGSVDESGYIRRELSDIMDDLAFTQNVYTTEDKIENVLSIVQQLDPAGVGARGLQECLSIQLHRKTPTPNIELAQKIIDKAFEQFTKKHYKKLLQKFDITEEQLKDAIHEIERLNPKPGGSFSGNTRMVEHVVPDFTIKIVDGELELTLNGRNAPELHVSREYNNMLKGYKESKDKSKSQKDAVLFIKQKLDAAKWFIDAIRQRQQTLFVTMSAIMHYQKEYFLTGDERKLKPMILKDIADEIEMDVSTVSRVANSKYVDTPYGTKLIKEFFSESMKNDQGEDVSTREIKKILETVIEDEDKRKPLTDEKLAAILKEKGYPIARRTVAKYREQLDISVARLRKQI; via the coding sequence ATGCTTAAGCAGTATTTACAATTTAAATTGTCTCAAAAATTATCTCCTCAGCAAATACAACTGATGAAGTTAATTCAGTTACCTACACAAGCTTTTGAGCAGCGTTTAAAGCAAGAGTTAGAAGAAAACCCTGCACTTGAAAGTGGTAAAGATAAAACTGATGAGTTTGATGATGATTTTGATAACTCTGAAGATTTCAATGACAGTGACTCTATCAATGCTGAAGATATAAATGTTGACGAATATTTAAGTGATGATGAGATTCCTGATTATAGAATGCAGGCAAATAATTATAGTGTCGATGATGAAGACAAAAGCATTCCTTATGCTTCTGGAACCTCTTTTACACAGCATTTAAAATCCCAATTAAACACTTTTAGACTTGATGATGAGGAGGAGCAAATCGCTTTGTTCTTAGTGGGTAGTGTAGATGAAAGTGGTTATATAAGGCGTGAACTTTCTGATATTATGGATGATTTGGCGTTTACGCAAAACGTCTATACTACCGAAGATAAAATTGAGAATGTTCTTTCCATAGTTCAGCAATTAGATCCAGCTGGTGTTGGCGCAAGAGGGTTACAAGAATGTTTAAGCATACAATTACACCGTAAAACACCTACACCAAATATTGAATTGGCTCAAAAAATAATAGATAAAGCCTTTGAGCAGTTTACAAAAAAACACTACAAAAAACTACTACAAAAATTTGATATTACAGAAGAGCAACTAAAAGATGCTATTCATGAAATTGAGCGATTAAACCCTAAACCAGGTGGTTCGTTTTCAGGAAATACACGAATGGTAGAACATGTAGTACCAGATTTTACTATAAAAATTGTTGATGGCGAATTAGAACTAACTCTAAATGGAAGAAATGCTCCTGAGCTTCATGTATCTAGAGAATACAATAACATGCTTAAAGGTTATAAAGAGTCTAAAGACAAATCTAAATCTCAAAAAGATGCGGTACTCTTTATAAAACAAAAGTTAGATGCTGCAAAATGGTTTATTGATGCTATTAGACAACGACAGCAAACATTATTTGTTACTATGAGTGCCATTATGCACTATCAAAAAGAATATTTTTTAACTGGTGATGAGCGCAAGTTAAAACCAATGATTTTAAAAGATATAGCTGACGAAATTGAGATGGATGTTTCTACCGTTTCAAGAGTAGCAAACAGTAAATATGTCGATACTCCATATGGCACTAAGCTAATTAAAGAATTCTTTAGTGAGTCAATGAAAAATGATCAAGGAGAAGATGTTTCAACCAGAGAAATTAAAAAAATATTGGAGACAGTTATTGAAGATGAAGATAAAAGAAAACCTTTAACTGATGAAAAACTTGCAGCAATTTTAAAAGAAAAAGGGTATCCAATAGCTAGAAGAACAGTCGCAAAATATCGTGAACAATTAGATATCTCTGTAGCTAGGTTGAGAAAACAAATTTAG
- a CDS encoding porin family protein has translation MKRLLFFIIASFCVQLSFSQNVSNTLVSDRLDYKYKEDQYYFGVTYNTLTNMPKGMRQNSFSSGFHFGMIKDMPINKRRNVAIGVGLGYSTNSINHNLLISKTQNDSYTYELLNDSEFTKNKFVQHLVEVPLEFRWRTSTASTYKFWRIYSGIKFGYVFASNTKFKNSTEQIKNNNIKDFNQLQYGLTLAIGYDSWNAYMHYTLNSIFDSRAQLNNNNLDAKMLKIGIMLYIL, from the coding sequence ATGAAACGATTATTGTTTTTTATTATAGCATCGTTTTGTGTACAACTTTCATTTTCGCAAAATGTTAGTAATACACTGGTTAGTGACAGATTAGATTATAAGTATAAGGAAGATCAATACTATTTTGGGGTAACATATAATACATTAACAAATATGCCAAAAGGAATGCGCCAAAATAGCTTTTCAAGCGGGTTTCATTTTGGAATGATTAAAGATATGCCAATTAACAAACGACGTAATGTTGCTATTGGTGTTGGATTAGGATATTCTACCAATTCTATAAATCATAATCTATTAATTTCGAAGACACAGAACGATTCCTATACATATGAGCTTCTAAATGACTCTGAGTTCACTAAAAACAAGTTTGTACAGCATCTTGTTGAAGTTCCATTAGAGTTTCGCTGGCGTACATCTACAGCTAGTACTTATAAATTTTGGAGAATTTATTCCGGAATCAAATTTGGATATGTATTTGCTTCAAATACAAAGTTTAAAAATTCAACAGAGCAAATAAAAAATAATAATATTAAAGATTTTAACCAATTGCAATATGGGCTTACTTTAGCAATTGGCTATGATTCATGGAACGCATATATGCATTATACCCTAAATTCAATATTCGATTCTAGAGCACAATTAAATAATAACAACTTGGATGCTAAAATGCTGAAAATAGGCATAATGCTTTATATTCTATAA
- a CDS encoding biopolymer transporter ExbD — protein MSKFKKKKGGDLPAVNTASLPDIVFMLLFFFMVATVMREDTLMIENRLPSADQIEKLEKKNLVMYIYVGKPSSQYKAKYGDEARIQLNDKFAQVSEIAAFIAAERATKREEEVPFLTTSLRVDKEANMGIVGDIKQELRKVNALKINYTTAQGDVSNNN, from the coding sequence ATGTCTAAGTTTAAAAAGAAAAAAGGAGGAGATTTACCAGCGGTAAACACAGCATCATTACCAGATATTGTATTTATGCTATTATTCTTTTTTATGGTTGCAACCGTAATGAGAGAAGATACACTTATGATTGAGAATAGATTACCAAGTGCAGATCAAATTGAAAAGCTTGAGAAGAAAAATCTGGTAATGTATATTTATGTTGGAAAACCAAGTAGTCAATATAAGGCAAAGTATGGTGATGAAGCTAGAATTCAGTTAAATGATAAGTTTGCTCAAGTTAGTGAAATAGCTGCATTTATAGCTGCGGAGCGTGCTACAAAAAGGGAAGAAGAAGTTCCTTTTCTGACAACCTCTTTAAGAGTTGATAAAGAAGCAAACATGGGAATTGTAGGAGATATTAAGCAAGAACTTAGAAAAGTAAATGCCTTAAAAATTAATTATACTACAGCGCAAGGAGATGTTTCTAATAATAATTAA
- a CDS encoding biopolymer transporter ExbD, which translates to MAKRSAPEVNAGSMADIAFLLLIFFLVTTTMEKDSGISRKLPPMEESEEDVVIRQRNIFTVLLNRNDQLMVEDEVMELKDLRDAAVEFLDNGGGENANGEKCDYCKGKRDTNSSDHPDKAIISLKNDRETSYKAYISVQNELVGAYNVLRNRRALEIGPQKGFRDMNFAEMQKNLKDVNWPGNKKKLEEVIDQIKKEYPQKLSEVQ; encoded by the coding sequence ATGGCAAAAAGATCAGCACCAGAAGTTAATGCAGGCTCTATGGCCGACATTGCCTTCTTACTGTTAATATTTTTCTTGGTAACTACGACTATGGAAAAGGATTCTGGAATTAGCAGAAAGCTGCCTCCAATGGAAGAATCTGAAGAAGATGTAGTGATTAGACAGAGAAATATATTTACAGTACTGTTAAATAGAAATGATCAATTGATGGTTGAAGATGAGGTAATGGAGTTAAAAGATTTAAGAGATGCTGCTGTTGAGTTTTTAGACAATGGTGGTGGCGAAAACGCCAACGGTGAAAAATGTGATTACTGTAAAGGAAAAAGAGACACTAACTCGTCAGATCATCCAGACAAGGCAATTATTTCCTTAAAAAATGATAGAGAAACATCTTATAAAGCGTATATCTCAGTTCAAAATGAATTGGTAGGCGCTTATAATGTACTAAGAAATAGAAGAGCTTTAGAGATAGGGCCTCAAAAAGGTTTTAGAGATATGAACTTTGCAGAAATGCAAAAAAACCTTAAAGACGTGAATTGGCCTGGGAATAAGAAAAAGTTAGAAGAGGTAATAGACCAAATAAAAAAGGAATACCCTCAAAAACTTTCTGAAGTACAATAA